A stretch of the Kushneria konosiri genome encodes the following:
- a CDS encoding TraB/GumN family protein: protein MPNQGQGPRATLDVGNYHLTLVGTAHVSPESADEVRELIRSGEFDAVAIELCASRHQSLIDPDAIARLDLFQVLRQGKAGMVAASLALGAFQQRVAEQSGIEPGADMKAAVEEAQALELPLYLVDRDIGVTLKRVYRNVPWYKRMTLVSGLVGSVLSRQKVSSEEIERLKEGDVLESTFAEFAQQSRQLYTPLVEERDRYMALRLVETLPEGGSRRILVVIGAGHLKGMSEHLRTLDRETPAHAAVIDERQALDTVAPSGRLWKLLPWLVVALVVAGFAVGFSRDTGLGWSLVLEWVLINSTLSALGALIALGHPLTILAALVAAPLTSLNPTIGVGFVTAGVELYMRKPTVGDFSTLRRDVSHWRGWWRNRVARTLLVFLLSTVGSAAATWIAGLRIAGQLFG, encoded by the coding sequence ATGCCCAATCAAGGACAGGGTCCGCGCGCCACCCTCGATGTCGGTAATTATCATCTGACACTGGTGGGCACGGCCCACGTCTCTCCTGAAAGTGCCGATGAGGTACGCGAACTGATTCGATCGGGCGAATTCGATGCCGTAGCCATCGAGCTGTGTGCGTCGCGTCATCAGAGCCTGATCGATCCCGATGCCATCGCGCGACTGGATCTCTTTCAGGTGCTGCGCCAGGGCAAGGCCGGTATGGTCGCCGCAAGCCTGGCCCTTGGCGCCTTTCAGCAGCGCGTGGCCGAGCAGTCCGGCATCGAGCCGGGCGCCGACATGAAGGCGGCCGTCGAAGAAGCGCAGGCCCTGGAGCTGCCACTGTATCTGGTGGATCGCGACATTGGCGTGACCCTCAAGCGGGTGTATCGCAACGTGCCCTGGTACAAGCGCATGACACTGGTGTCGGGGCTTGTCGGCAGCGTACTGTCACGCCAGAAGGTGTCCAGCGAAGAGATCGAACGCCTCAAGGAAGGCGATGTGCTGGAATCAACCTTCGCCGAGTTCGCGCAGCAATCCCGCCAGCTCTATACCCCGCTGGTCGAGGAGCGTGATCGCTACATGGCCCTGAGACTGGTCGAGACACTGCCGGAAGGCGGATCCCGTCGAATACTGGTGGTCATCGGCGCCGGTCATCTCAAGGGCATGAGCGAACATCTGCGCACGCTCGATAGAGAGACCCCCGCCCACGCCGCCGTCATCGACGAGCGTCAGGCACTGGACACCGTGGCGCCTTCCGGGCGTCTGTGGAAGCTGCTGCCCTGGCTGGTCGTGGCGCTGGTAGTGGCCGGTTTTGCCGTGGGCTTCAGCCGCGATACCGGACTGGGCTGGTCGCTGGTCCTTGAGTGGGTGCTGATCAACTCAACATTATCGGCACTGGGCGCGCTGATCGCACTGGGGCATCCGCTGACCATTCTGGCCGCCCTTGTGGCCGCGCCGCTGACTTCGCTCAACCCCACCATTGGTGTGGGGTTTGTGACCGCAGGCGTCGAGCTTTATATGCGAAAGCCCACGGTGGGCGATTTCTCCACCCTGCGCCGCGACGTCAGCCACTGGCGTGGCTGGTGGCGCAACCGGGTCGCTCGCACGCTGCTGGTCTTTTTGCTGTCCACCGTAGGCTCTGCCGCCGCGACCTGGATTGCGGGGCTGCGCATCGCCGGGCAGCTGTTCGGGTGA
- the trkA gene encoding Trk system potassium transporter TrkA → MTVMKIIILGAGQVGGTLAEHLAHEDNDITVVDVDSVRLRDLSTRLDLRTVQGVCSYPMTLKEAGAEDADMLIAVTNSDEVNMMACQVAHTLFSTPTKIARVRATQYLTSKGLFSQDAIPIDVLISPEQVVTNHIRRLIEYPGALQVLDFANGLAQLVAVKAYYGGPLVGQELAFLRRHMPNVDTRVAAIYRRNRPIMPRGNTVIEADDEVFFIAARKDIRTVMGELRRVDRGFRRVMIGGGGNIGERLAETLEQDYQVKILEQNLERCTQLSENLKRTVVLHGSATSKRLLLEENIEECDIFCALTNDDEVNVMSSMLAKRLGAKKVLTLINNPAYVDLVQGGEIDIAISPQQATIGGLLTHVRRGDIVNVHSLRRGAAEAIEAIAHGDSRSSRVVGRTIGEVKLPEGVSIGAIVRGRDVMIAHRDITIQTDDHVILFVVDKRRLKEVERLFQVGLSFF, encoded by the coding sequence ATCACCGTCATGAAAATCATCATTCTGGGCGCCGGCCAGGTAGGCGGCACGCTGGCCGAGCATCTGGCGCATGAAGACAACGACATTACCGTGGTGGATGTCGACAGCGTTCGTCTGCGCGACCTGAGCACGCGCCTTGACCTGCGAACCGTACAGGGTGTGTGCTCCTATCCGATGACCCTGAAGGAAGCCGGCGCCGAAGACGCCGACATGCTGATTGCCGTGACCAACTCCGACGAAGTCAACATGATGGCCTGTCAGGTGGCGCATACGCTGTTCAGTACGCCGACCAAGATTGCCCGAGTGCGTGCGACCCAGTATCTGACCAGCAAGGGGCTGTTTTCACAGGACGCCATTCCGATTGATGTCCTGATCAGTCCCGAACAGGTGGTCACCAATCACATTCGCCGTCTGATTGAATATCCCGGTGCCCTGCAGGTGCTCGATTTCGCCAATGGTCTGGCGCAGCTGGTGGCGGTCAAGGCCTATTACGGCGGCCCGCTGGTGGGTCAGGAGCTGGCCTTTCTGCGCCGTCACATGCCCAATGTCGACACTCGGGTGGCCGCCATCTATCGCCGCAACCGGCCGATCATGCCGCGCGGCAACACCGTCATCGAGGCCGATGATGAGGTCTTTTTCATTGCCGCGCGCAAGGACATTCGCACCGTCATGGGTGAGCTCAGACGCGTGGATCGAGGCTTTCGTCGGGTCATGATCGGCGGTGGCGGCAACATCGGCGAGCGTCTGGCCGAGACGCTCGAGCAGGACTATCAGGTCAAGATTCTCGAACAGAATCTGGAGCGCTGCACCCAGCTTTCGGAGAATTTAAAGCGCACCGTGGTGCTGCACGGCAGCGCCACCAGCAAGCGGCTGCTGCTGGAGGAGAACATCGAGGAGTGCGATATCTTCTGCGCGCTGACCAACGATGACGAGGTCAACGTGATGTCCTCGATGCTGGCCAAACGTTTGGGCGCCAAGAAAGTGCTGACCCTGATCAACAACCCGGCCTATGTGGACCTAGTCCAGGGCGGCGAGATCGACATCGCCATCTCACCGCAGCAGGCCACCATCGGCGGGCTCTTGACCCACGTACGCCGCGGCGACATCGTCAACGTGCACTCCCTGCGCCGCGGTGCTGCCGAGGCGATCGAGGCGATCGCCCACGGTGACTCGCGCTCCTCCCGCGTGGTCGGACGCACGATCGGCGAGGTCAAGCTGCCCGAGGGCGTCAGCATCGGTGCCATCGTGCGCGGGCGCGATGTCATGATCGCCCACCGAGACATCACCATTCAGACCGATGACCACGTCATTTTGTTTGTGGTCGACAAGCGCCGCCTCAAGGAGGTCGAGCGCCTCTTCCAGGTAGGCCTGAGCTTTTTCTGA
- a CDS encoding dodecin, with translation MSDHVYKSVELTGSSETSIEEAVQNALTKASESIQNMQWFQVTETRGHIVDGAVGHWQVSLKVGFTLE, from the coding sequence ATGAGCGATCACGTTTACAAGTCCGTTGAACTGACCGGCTCTTCCGAGACCAGCATCGAGGAAGCGGTTCAAAATGCCCTGACCAAGGCCAGCGAAAGCATTCAGAACATGCAGTGGTTCCAGGTCACCGAGACCCGCGGTCATATCGTCGATGGTGCTGTCGGCCACTGGCAGGTCAGCCTCAAGGTCGGCTTCACCCTCGAGTGA
- a CDS encoding nicotinamidase: MAYSPRGYSHTEPDMPGTRPPIDQRALIVVDMQGDFMPGGPLACARGHEIIEGIQEAMSSGEYGHIVATQDWHPAGHISFASSHGHHQPFEVIELYGEPQTLWPDHCVRATSGAVLDTRLDWSLANIIIRKGSDPRVDSYSAFRDNLGPKGTRPSTGLAGWLEERGVTEVSVCGLAREVCVLWTAEDALEAGFTTRFLWPLTRPVSFDSDTATYRRLEHCGIAIVDTASMDSPEA; encoded by the coding sequence ATGGCCTACTCACCTCGTGGCTACTCACACACCGAACCCGATATGCCCGGGACGCGACCACCGATCGACCAGCGAGCGCTGATCGTGGTGGATATGCAGGGTGATTTCATGCCCGGCGGCCCTCTGGCCTGCGCCCGAGGCCACGAGATCATCGAGGGTATTCAGGAGGCCATGTCCAGCGGTGAGTATGGCCATATCGTGGCCACTCAGGACTGGCACCCGGCCGGCCACATCTCCTTTGCCAGCAGTCACGGCCATCATCAGCCCTTCGAGGTGATCGAGCTTTACGGCGAGCCGCAAACCCTCTGGCCGGATCACTGCGTGCGCGCTACCAGCGGCGCCGTGCTGGACACGCGGCTGGACTGGTCACTGGCGAACATTATCATTCGCAAGGGTAGCGATCCGCGCGTGGACAGCTATAGTGCCTTTCGTGACAACCTGGGCCCGAAAGGCACTCGCCCGTCCACGGGGCTTGCCGGCTGGCTTGAGGAGCGCGGCGTCACCGAAGTCTCCGTGTGTGGGCTGGCACGTGAGGTCTGCGTGCTCTGGACCGCCGAGGATGCCCTCGAGGCCGGCTTCACCACCCGTTTTCTCTGGCCGCTGACGCGTCCGGTGTCGTTTGACTCCGACACCGCCACGTATCGACGGCTGGAACACTGCGGTATCGCGATCGTCGATACCGCTTCCATGGACTCCCCTGAGGCCTGA